A window of Notolabrus celidotus isolate fNotCel1 chromosome 11, fNotCel1.pri, whole genome shotgun sequence contains these coding sequences:
- the rapgef3 gene encoding rap guanine nucleotide exchange factor 3, translating into MHLFRSHNYRVFPDRFSVETPSIRGISWTPLPEALGPKDTMKQFLSDRVVKAARSVYSVMIEKNPGLVRDRKYHLKTYRQCCSGKELVDCLMKQSEGLQNRSQAVGIWQVLVDEGILVHVKHELNFLDKDTQFYRFQDSECGHIKDEKDSEDELQESLSLLCQLGPDALLTMILRKNPSQRSAEDLEVIYEELLHVKAAAHLSTSVRKELAAVLVFESHAKAGTVLFSQGDKGTSWYIIWKGSVNVITHGKGLVTTLHEGEDFGQLALLNDAPRSATIILREDNCHFLRVDKQDFIRILKDVEANTVRLEEHGKTVLVLEQSTARTEQGGAGNNCKYTVMSGTPEKILEHLLDTVKLDSNGNDAIDPCVSDFLLTHKVFMPSSQLCPALQHHYQAELSEGSDQEKSSYVLYTKQKVVRLISQLVALYGLLLKEDPFTLDFLEKSKKEVAADFRLSNMLKEQFRDRRRTKVLENGYQSLTKIQKFDWFSNCEEPVGRLQPIRAQDKVLYEIYRPDNKPLTLMLPVNSSVQEVMSAIVKPGGDHVLVKMNSTGERAQLKLDATAVYTALGLNERLFISTSSQVEHLMPLKEQQGPEQGTTDILEQMCSKDIANELTNYDWELFTAVHEVELIYYVFGRHKFPGAITANLERFVRHFNETQYWVVTELLLCEDLVKRAVLLKKFIKVAAVLKEQKNLNSFFAVMFALSNTAVQRLYKTWERIPSKTKRIYCAYERLMDPSRNHRAYRLTVAKLSPPYIPFMPLLLKDMTFINEGNPNYVDKLVNFEKMRMIAKTVKIVRGCRSQPYVASSPQRGLADRMFLEVPATRISTYSDIAPPLRTPSNIRHYLTNLKVIDNQRKLTQLSRTLE; encoded by the exons TTTCTTTCAGATCGTGTTGTAAAGGCAGCAAGATCAGTTTACAGCGTCATGATTGAGAAGAACCCCGGTCTGGTCCGTGACAGAAAGTATCACCTAAAAACATACAG ACAGTGTTGCTCAGGGAAGGAGCTCGTAGACTGTCTGATGAAACAAAGCGAAGGCCTTCAAAACAGGAGTCAGGCTGTGGGAATCTGGCAGGTCTTAGTGGATGAGGGAATCCTGGTTCATG TGAAACACGAGTTGAACTTCCTCGACAAGGACACCCAGTTCTACCGTTTCCAGGACTCAGAGTGTGGCCATATAAAGGATGAGAAGGACTCAGAGGACGAGCTGCAGGAGAGTCTGTCGCTGCTGTGTCAGCTCGGTCCTGATGCTCTGCTCACCATGATCCTACGCAAAAA CCCCAGTCAGAGGAGTGCTGAGGATCTGGAGGTCATTTATGAAGAGCTACTTCACGTCAAGGCTGCAGCCCATCTCTCCACCTCC GTGCGTAAGGAGCTGGCAGCAGTGCTGGTCTTTGAATCACATGCCAAGGCTGGAACAGTCT TGTTCAGTCAAGGGGACAAAGGCACGTCTTGGTACATCATCTGGAAAGGTTCTGTAAATGTGATCACACATGGGAAG gGTCTGGTAACCACGCTACATGAGGGAGAGGACTTTGGGCAACTTGCTTTGCTGAATGATGCACCTCGCTCTGCAACAATCATCCTGAGAGAGGACAACTGCCATTTCCTGCGAGTTGATAAACAGGACTTCATACGCATCCTcaag GATGTTGAGGCAAACACGGTGAGACTAGAGGAGCATGGGAAAACTGTGCTGGTGCTGGAGCAGAGCACGGCCCGCACTGAGCAGGGAGGAGCCGGGAACAACTGCAA GTACACAGTCATGTCAGGAACACCTGAGAAAATCCTGGAACACCTGCTGGACACAGTGAAGCTGGACTCAAATGGAAATGACGCCATAG aTCCCTGCGTGAGCGACTTTCTGCTCACTCACAAAGTCTTCATGCCCTCCAGCCAGCTGTGTCCTGCACTGCAGCACCA TTACCAGGCAGAGCTCTCTGAGGGTTCAGATCAGGAGAAATCTTCTTACGTTCTCTACACGAAGCAGAAAGTAGTGAGGCTGATCAGCCAGCTGGTGGCGCTGTACGGCCTTCTGCTGAAAGAAGACCCCTTCACTCTGGACTTTCTTGAG AAGTCTAAGAAGGAGGTTGCAGCTGATTTCCGTCTCTCCAACATGCTGAAAGAACAATTCAGGGACAGGAGGAGAACAAAAGT ATTGGAGAATGGATACCAGTCCCTAACCAAG ATCCAGAAATTTGATTGGTTTTCAAACTGTGAGGAGCCAGTAGGAAGGTTACAACCAATTAGAGCGCAAGATAAAG tTCTGTATGAGATCTACAGACCAGACAACAAACCCCTCACTCTGATGCTCCCTGTCAACTCGTCTgtacaggaagtgatgtcagcAATAGTCAAACCTGGAGGGGATCACGTTCTGGTCAAAATGAACTCAACAGGAG agagagctcAGTTAAAGCTGGATGCGACTGCTGTCTACACCGCTCTGGGACTCAATGAGAGACTGTTCATCAGCACAAGCAGCCAAGTGGAACATCTG ATGCCTCTGAAGGAGCAGCAAGGCCCAGAGCAAGGAACCACTGACATCCTAGAACAAATGTGCTCCAAGGACATCGCCAATGAACTCACCAACTATGACTGGGAGCTCTTCACTGCTGTGCATGAG GTCGAGCTGATCTACTACGTATTTGGCCGACACAAGTTCCCAGGTGCCATCACGGCTAACCTGGAGCGGTTTGTGCGTCACTTCAATGAGACGCAGTACTGGGTGGTGACAGAGCTGCTCCTCTGTGAAGACCTGGTGAAACGAGCCGTCCTGCTCAAGAAGTTCATAAAGGTGGCAGCAGT ATTAAAGGAGCAGAAAAACCTCAACTCATTCTTCGCTGTGATGTTTGCTCTGAGCAACACTGCAGTGCAGAGGCTTTACAAGACCTGGGAG AGAATACCCAGCAAGACAAAAAGGATTTACTGTGCGTATGAGAGGCTGATG GACCCTTCAAGAAACCACAGGGCCTACAGACTGACTGTGGCTAAACTCAGTCCTCCTTACATCCCCTTCATGCCTCTGCTGCTCAAAG ACATGACATTCATCAATGAGGGAAACCCAAACTATGTAGACAAATTGGTCAATTTTGAGAAAATG CGCATGATTGCCAAGACGGTGAAGATTGTACGAGGGTGCAGAAGCCAGCCGTACG ttGCATCATCTCCACAGAGGGGCCTTGCAGATCGGATGTTTCTGGAAGTGCCTGCTACTCGAATTTCTACAT ACTCCGACATCGCCCCCCCTCTGCGGACTCCCAGCAACATCCGGCACTACCTCACCAACCTGAAGGTGATCGACAACCAGCGCAAGCTAACGCAGCTATCAAGAACATTAGAATGA